The Sporosarcina sp. Te-1 DNA window TTAAACGGAATCGGCCAAAAGGAAGGCATTGTCGTGAAAGTGGTTGATATTTTTGACTTCAATGGCAGCTGGATTCCGGGATTGCACCGATTTGTAGGCAATAAGGACATCATTCTGGTCGGCAACAAATCAGACGTTCTGCCGAAGTCGGTAAATGAAAACAAGCTGAAGAACTGGATGCGCGAAGAGTCGAGAAAGCTTGGCTTAAAACCGGCAGAGATTCTGCTCGTTTCTGCCTACAAAGGGACCGGAATGGAAGAGGCGCTCGCTGCCATCGAAGAATTGCGTGAGGGAAAGGATGTCTACGTGGTAGGCTGTACCAATGTAGGCAAATCGACCTTCATTAATAGAATCATTAAAAATGCAACCGGCATTGGTGATGTCATCACAACATCCCATTTTCCTGGTACGACATTAGATCTTGTTGAAATCCCGCTCGATGACGGGAAAGCTATATATGATACACCGGGTATTATCAACGACCATCAGATGGCTCATTACTTAGGACCGAATGATTTGAAGGCGATCACTCCTAAAAAGGAATTAAAACCGAAAGTTTTCCAATTAAACGCGGAACAGACATTATATATCGGTGGACTGGCCAGATTTGACTTCATCCAAGGGGAGCGCTCTTCCTTTACGATCCACGTCGCAAATGGCCTCCCGATCCATCGGACAAAACTGGGGAATGCGGTCACGTTATATGCGGAACATCTGGGCGGCCTCTTGTCACCGCCGACGGATGAATCGGTGGATTCGCTGCCTCCTCTTGTTCGGCACGAATTTTCAATTAAAAAGCCGAAAACAGACCTTGTTATTTCCGGCCTTGGTTGGATCACGGTCCAACATCCGAATGTTAAGGTCGCGATTCACGCGCCACGCGGCGTTAATGTGGAAGTCCGGCCGTCATTGATTTAGGAGGATGCATATGAAAAAATGGTTTGCGGTCATCGGGGATCCGATTGCTCAATCCATGTCTCCTGACATGCACTCCCAGTGGTTTGCAGAAAATGGGCTGGATGCCTCTTATATCCCGGTCCATGTAACCGCAGATCGTTTGGAACAAGCTGTGAGTAGTTTGCGGGAACTCGGATGCAGCGGTTGGAATGTCACCGTACCTCATAAAAGTGCGATCATTGAGTACCTGGATGATATTGATCCATTCGCACGGAAAATGGACGCGGTCAATACGGTACGGGTAATGGAGGATGGTTCGCTGTTCGGCTTGAATACGGATGGAATCGGATTTGTCCGATCGCTCGAGGAGCAGTTTGCAAATTCCGGAAAAGGAAAAGAAGTTCTGCTAATCGGCGCTGGAGGCGCAGCGAGAGGCATAGGTTATGCTCTTGTGTCGGAAGGATATGGCCCGATCACCTGCGTAAACCGCACGTTTGCGAAAGCAGAACGGTTGGCCGGGGAATTGCATGCTGGTGCCATGCCGATCGAGGATGCTGTTAAGCAGATAGCCAAGTTCGGTTTGATTATACAAACGACTTCTGTGGGCATGAACTTTGCGGATAGCGGGATGCCGCTCGATCCGACAAGAATAAAGCCCGAAACAATTGTTTGCGATATCATCTATAACCCATTGGAAACACAGTTTTTGGAACTTGCCCGCAAAGCAGGCGGGCTTACGATGAACGGAGTTGGGATGTTCGTTCATCAGGGGGCGCGTTCCTTCCGAAATTGGACAGGAATGGAACCTGACACGAAACAAATGATAGAGACTATTACAAAAAAGCTCGGAGGAATATGATGTTAACCGGTAAACAGAAAAGCTATCTTCGCAGTGAAGCGCACCATTTACAACCTATTTTCCAAATTGGAAAAGGTGGATTGACTGATTCAATCATTAAACAAATCGAGGATGCGCTGGAAGCAAGGGAATTGATCAAAGTGAGCATTCTGCAAAATTGTGAAGAAGATAAGAACGAAATTGCAGGAAAGATTGAGGCTGCGGGTATTGAGGTCGTACAAATCATAGGGAAAATCCTCGTCCTTTATAAGGAATCAAAAGAAAAGAAACGAATACAACTTCCATAAGGAGATAGACGATGAAACGGATCGGACTTCTAGGCGGCACTTTTAATCCGCCTCACATCGGGCATCTGATCATAGCGAACGAAGTGAAGCATGCGTTGAATTTGGATGAAGTGCGCCTGATGCCTGCCTCCATCCCTCCACATAAGTTGAATCCATCGGATGCATCGCCTGAGCAGAGGCTGGAAATGGTGAAACTTTCCATTAATGGTGCAGACGGTTTGACTGCTTTCTCTTTCGAAGTGGACCGTGGAGGTGTTTCCTATACGTACGATACGGTTGCCGCGTTACGGAGCGAGGAGCCTGATATCCAATTTCATTTTATTATCGGCGGAGATATGATTGACATGCTGCCATCGTGGCACCGGATCGAGGATTTAGTAAAGATTGTAACGTTTGTCGGTGTTGGAAGACCGGGTACAATAGGTACGACATCGTTTCCTGTTCAAATGGTGGAGATTCCGCAAATCGATCTCTCATCCACGGTGATCCGTCATCGGATCCAAAAAGGAGGTACGGTCGCTTTCCTTCTGCCGGCGGCGGTGGAAAGGTATATCCGAGAGGAGGGGTTGTATGTTGATTGAGGAA harbors:
- the yqeH gene encoding ribosome biogenesis GTPase YqeH, with the translated sequence MEQLVCIGCGVPIQTDNPKLDGYAPPASLEKETILCQRCFRLRNYNELRPVSLSGDDFLAILNGIGQKEGIVVKVVDIFDFNGSWIPGLHRFVGNKDIILVGNKSDVLPKSVNENKLKNWMREESRKLGLKPAEILLVSAYKGTGMEEALAAIEELREGKDVYVVGCTNVGKSTFINRIIKNATGIGDVITTSHFPGTTLDLVEIPLDDGKAIYDTPGIINDHQMAHYLGPNDLKAITPKKELKPKVFQLNAEQTLYIGGLARFDFIQGERSSFTIHVANGLPIHRTKLGNAVTLYAEHLGGLLSPPTDESVDSLPPLVRHEFSIKKPKTDLVISGLGWITVQHPNVKVAIHAPRGVNVEVRPSLI
- the aroE gene encoding shikimate dehydrogenase, with protein sequence MKKWFAVIGDPIAQSMSPDMHSQWFAENGLDASYIPVHVTADRLEQAVSSLRELGCSGWNVTVPHKSAIIEYLDDIDPFARKMDAVNTVRVMEDGSLFGLNTDGIGFVRSLEEQFANSGKGKEVLLIGAGGAARGIGYALVSEGYGPITCVNRTFAKAERLAGELHAGAMPIEDAVKQIAKFGLIIQTTSVGMNFADSGMPLDPTRIKPETIVCDIIYNPLETQFLELARKAGGLTMNGVGMFVHQGARSFRNWTGMEPDTKQMIETITKKLGGI
- the yhbY gene encoding ribosome assembly RNA-binding protein YhbY, which translates into the protein MLTGKQKSYLRSEAHHLQPIFQIGKGGLTDSIIKQIEDALEARELIKVSILQNCEEDKNEIAGKIEAAGIEVVQIIGKILVLYKESKEKKRIQLP
- a CDS encoding nicotinate-nucleotide adenylyltransferase, translating into MKRIGLLGGTFNPPHIGHLIIANEVKHALNLDEVRLMPASIPPHKLNPSDASPEQRLEMVKLSINGADGLTAFSFEVDRGGVSYTYDTVAALRSEEPDIQFHFIIGGDMIDMLPSWHRIEDLVKIVTFVGVGRPGTIGTTSFPVQMVEIPQIDLSSTVIRHRIQKGGTVAFLLPAAVERYIREEGLYVD